A window from Candidatus Nitrospira neomarina encodes these proteins:
- a CDS encoding DUF1844 domain-containing protein, which produces MSEEEQGFVIRDKRGRSEPEASTPPPPEPSMAQPHSSAESSHAPHPPLSFSSFVFSLGTSSLMLMGESLDPQQPAPPMNLPQAKEIVDILSLLEEKTKGNLTSEEASVLGDMLYTLRMKYVSVTSGKGSTVSP; this is translated from the coding sequence ATGAGCGAAGAAGAGCAAGGGTTTGTGATTCGGGATAAACGAGGGCGATCGGAGCCAGAAGCCTCTACTCCACCACCGCCAGAGCCCTCTATGGCGCAACCCCATTCTTCGGCGGAATCATCTCATGCGCCTCATCCTCCCTTGTCATTTTCCTCGTTTGTATTTTCCCTCGGAACCTCATCTCTCATGCTGATGGGAGAGTCTTTGGATCCTCAACAGCCCGCACCGCCCATGAATCTTCCCCAGGCCAAGGAAATTGTTGATATCTTATCTTTGCTGGAAGAGAAGACCAAAGGAAATCTTACGTCTGAGGAAGCGTCCGTCTTAGGAGATATGCTCTATACCCTGCGGATGAAATATGTCAGCGTCACGTCAGGGAAGGGCAGTACGGTTTCTCCCTGA
- the mazG gene encoding nucleoside triphosphate pyrophosphohydrolase, with the protein MNQPSPEYSSSASPTTCLSDLLAIMSKLRGPDGCPWDREQTSQSLKPHLLEETYEVLEAIDAGQPSALKEELGDLLLQIMFHTQIASEQNQFSFNDVANGLADKLIRRHPHVFQQTTDASPVTTAQDVSRQWDRLKQQEQATQPGPQSLLQGIPKIAPALQRAFQVQKRASRAGFDWETIEPALEKFKEELNELYAAAAESIPSSSEGTPRPENPPVQSTIEEELGDVFFALVNVSRFLRVNPEEALRRATNKFISRFHFVESQAALEGKDLRDYTLPQLDKWWDAAKHLERQPPQNSKSIEGATT; encoded by the coding sequence ATGAATCAACCATCTCCAGAATATTCCTCCTCCGCTTCTCCGACAACATGTTTGTCGGATTTACTGGCGATCATGTCCAAATTGCGTGGACCCGACGGCTGCCCTTGGGACCGTGAACAAACGAGTCAGTCCCTCAAACCTCATCTTCTTGAGGAAACATATGAGGTGCTGGAAGCCATAGATGCCGGTCAGCCTTCCGCCCTCAAGGAAGAATTGGGGGATCTCTTGCTACAGATTATGTTTCATACACAAATTGCCTCAGAACAGAATCAATTTTCATTCAATGACGTGGCCAACGGGTTAGCCGATAAACTGATTCGACGCCACCCCCATGTTTTTCAACAGACCACCGATGCTTCACCTGTCACAACAGCCCAAGATGTGAGCCGGCAATGGGATCGACTCAAACAACAAGAACAAGCCACGCAACCGGGACCTCAGTCACTGTTACAGGGGATTCCCAAAATCGCTCCAGCTCTCCAGCGTGCCTTTCAAGTCCAAAAACGGGCCTCGCGCGCAGGATTTGATTGGGAGACCATTGAGCCGGCCTTGGAAAAATTCAAAGAAGAATTGAATGAATTATATGCTGCCGCTGCGGAAAGTATTCCGTCGTCTTCGGAAGGGACTCCTCGACCAGAAAACCCGCCGGTTCAAAGCACCATTGAAGAAGAGTTGGGGGATGTGTTCTTTGCCTTAGTCAATGTCTCACGGTTCCTTCGAGTCAATCCTGAAGAGGCGTTACGCCGTGCCACCAATAAATTTATCTCCAGGTTTCATTTCGTTGAATCACAAGCTGCGTTGGAAGGGAAAGATCTTCGCGACTATACGCTTCCGCAACTCGATAAATGGTGGGATGCGGCCAAACATCTGGAGCGGCAACCACCACAAAATTCCAAAAGCATCGAAGGAGCCACAACGTGA
- a CDS encoding rhodanese-like domain-containing protein: MDTLGIIFVGLGLCLASVALWSARRLHQDLIRLKREQYNLELKLGALSGKIESTVEPLRIQTALLARGQRVSDTLIRNGLLYHEISCGDAAKWLVPSSSLSNVFVLDVRTKAEFAKQRIPGATLIPVEDLEIRYQAELPIESDKILVYCAGGDRSRLACDFLSRHNYPNIYLLKNGLQGWTGPLEGNSSGALIQISSKSRASSPSVE; this comes from the coding sequence ATGGATACCCTAGGAATAATTTTCGTCGGCCTCGGTTTGTGTCTCGCGAGTGTGGCGCTCTGGTCTGCTCGGCGACTCCATCAGGACCTTATACGCCTGAAACGTGAGCAATATAACCTTGAGCTAAAGTTGGGCGCACTTTCTGGAAAAATTGAATCAACCGTAGAGCCTTTACGCATCCAGACGGCACTCTTGGCTCGAGGTCAGCGCGTCTCCGATACGTTGATTAGAAATGGCCTGCTGTATCATGAAATTTCCTGCGGGGATGCAGCCAAATGGCTCGTGCCATCTTCCTCTTTATCGAATGTTTTCGTGTTGGATGTCCGCACCAAAGCCGAATTTGCCAAACAGCGAATTCCGGGAGCGACATTAATTCCTGTTGAGGATTTAGAAATACGGTACCAGGCGGAACTTCCGATTGAATCAGATAAAATCCTGGTGTATTGCGCGGGTGGAGATCGGAGTCGTCTTGCCTGCGATTTTCTGAGCCGACATAATTATCCCAATATTTATCTTCTGAAAAATGGATTACAAGGGTGGACGGGCCCTCTCGAAGGGAATTCGAGCGGAGCCCTCATTCAAATCTCGTCTAAATCCCGGGCGTCTTCACCTTCTGTAGAATAG